Proteins found in one Bremerella volcania genomic segment:
- a CDS encoding tetratricopeptide repeat protein — protein sequence MVRADQATDQYRIASFHYARGDWQQAIDAFDQFLAQHPDHSQVGVIHFYRGESLVQLSRSEEALRAYTLFLSKLPQHSFAEHAEFRVAECYFLSGQYEAAKNAFQIFQGKYKNSKLIPHAYPYLAEIASKEQRWDEAILMYGKSVKEATTPNMTIESRLGLARCYGQTGDWKEAGLTYEQLLIDLKDHPGKYAAGTIALEAGIAEFKAGNYRRAVDRFELAAKQQPKLDEQTSFWIAKTYYQVRDWPNAAERLEQLKANQSLPEFQDEIHYLMAKISLAQGSADDAIALFNEQIESWPESSWTDEALYQLITIHLDGNDMDAAQAAWQQLSKRPQPNSLTIRAQMSLAAHLQTHDAHAKALEVLQSEFPQVEAKVAQADRRNYLTAVSLFALSRKEEAKQLLESSESMPAGPYRGMSLMLLGLIHSQDEEWTNTVDVLDRSLQDLTATEHRNLVQLRRTTALLHCDRVKDAKEAWSQVDRRQIATTTYLNEVSQIAGAAYRSGEIAWAKTLYQELAAQDNPEKFVEQGLAGLAWCQLATSDAAAATKTLDQLLEKNPNSALAVGAMYQQAQQMEEVDVELAIGRYQQLAAHHPQDPLAAHAKLRCASLLDQLQRDAEAEAILVELTESKPDVLPAEDLWYRLAWVRIDQKKQDEAIEAFEQIHQRFQDSDLWEDSTYRIAEAALSAGDIEKAREYLKKLLEKKGQSKVAMFGRYMLGQVEVHAGNWQAAIPHMDAVAEHVADEPLHSMAMFWGGEARFRSEKFAEAKTKFEQMLTDNMGRDLESLPIAEMRLAQIFAHQDDWEAAYQKALEIENHYPNFAQAHELDYLMGRCLARQGEFQKARAAYRKVTQSPTAAQGETAAMAQWMIGETYFHQKNYDAAVRAYAQVATNHEAFSKWKAAALLQIGKCREIQENWEKATQYYTEVSTDFGDSPFAPEAETRLSVVRQRTQQAQREGTRTK from the coding sequence ACCGACCAATATCGGATCGCCTCGTTTCACTACGCCAGGGGTGATTGGCAGCAAGCGATCGACGCATTCGATCAATTCCTGGCTCAGCACCCTGATCATTCGCAGGTAGGCGTCATTCACTTCTACCGCGGTGAGTCGCTCGTTCAGTTGTCGCGCAGTGAGGAAGCGCTGCGTGCTTACACGCTTTTCCTGAGCAAGCTGCCGCAGCACAGCTTCGCCGAACATGCTGAATTCCGAGTCGCCGAATGCTACTTTCTTTCTGGCCAGTACGAAGCGGCCAAGAACGCATTTCAAATCTTTCAAGGTAAGTACAAGAACAGCAAGCTGATTCCTCACGCCTATCCGTACCTCGCTGAGATCGCGAGCAAAGAACAGCGTTGGGACGAAGCGATCCTGATGTACGGTAAGTCGGTCAAAGAAGCGACCACACCAAACATGACGATTGAATCCCGCTTGGGGCTGGCTCGGTGCTACGGTCAAACAGGCGACTGGAAGGAAGCGGGGCTCACTTACGAACAACTGCTGATCGATTTGAAGGACCATCCCGGCAAGTACGCCGCAGGTACGATCGCCCTGGAAGCAGGCATCGCGGAATTCAAGGCCGGAAACTACCGCAGGGCCGTCGATCGCTTTGAATTGGCCGCCAAGCAGCAGCCCAAGCTTGACGAGCAAACCAGCTTCTGGATTGCCAAAACTTACTACCAGGTTCGCGACTGGCCCAATGCGGCCGAGCGACTTGAGCAGCTTAAAGCCAACCAATCCTTGCCGGAATTCCAGGACGAAATCCATTACTTGATGGCGAAGATTTCGCTCGCTCAAGGCAGCGCCGATGATGCCATTGCCTTGTTCAACGAACAGATCGAAAGCTGGCCGGAATCTTCGTGGACCGATGAGGCCCTCTACCAGTTGATCACCATTCACCTGGATGGCAATGACATGGACGCGGCGCAGGCGGCCTGGCAGCAGTTGTCGAAACGCCCGCAGCCGAACTCGCTGACCATTCGTGCTCAGATGAGCCTGGCTGCCCATCTGCAAACGCACGACGCCCACGCCAAAGCCCTCGAGGTTCTGCAATCGGAGTTTCCTCAGGTCGAAGCGAAGGTCGCCCAGGCAGATCGCCGGAACTACTTGACGGCCGTTTCTCTATTTGCCTTGTCGCGAAAGGAGGAAGCGAAGCAGCTTCTTGAGTCTTCCGAATCGATGCCTGCGGGACCGTACCGCGGCATGTCGCTCATGCTGTTGGGGCTGATCCATAGTCAAGATGAAGAGTGGACCAACACGGTCGACGTGCTGGATCGCTCGCTGCAGGATCTGACTGCGACCGAACATCGCAACCTGGTTCAACTTCGCCGCACGACGGCCCTGCTCCATTGCGACCGGGTAAAAGACGCGAAAGAGGCCTGGAGCCAGGTCGATCGTCGACAGATCGCCACGACGACTTACTTGAATGAGGTGTCGCAAATCGCGGGGGCCGCTTACCGAAGTGGTGAGATTGCCTGGGCGAAGACGCTTTACCAGGAGTTGGCTGCCCAGGACAACCCAGAGAAGTTCGTCGAGCAAGGTCTGGCCGGTTTGGCCTGGTGCCAGTTGGCGACCTCCGATGCGGCCGCCGCCACGAAGACCCTCGATCAGCTCCTTGAGAAGAACCCCAACAGTGCGTTGGCCGTGGGGGCGATGTACCAACAGGCCCAACAGATGGAAGAAGTTGACGTCGAATTGGCCATCGGACGCTACCAACAGTTGGCTGCGCATCATCCTCAAGACCCGCTGGCGGCTCACGCCAAGCTCCGATGTGCTTCGCTTCTCGATCAGCTACAGCGAGACGCCGAGGCGGAAGCCATCCTGGTGGAACTGACCGAAAGCAAGCCAGATGTGCTGCCAGCGGAAGATCTCTGGTACCGCCTGGCCTGGGTTCGCATCGACCAAAAGAAGCAGGACGAAGCGATCGAGGCGTTCGAGCAGATCCATCAAAGGTTCCAGGATAGCGACCTGTGGGAAGACTCGACCTACCGCATCGCCGAGGCCGCACTTAGTGCCGGTGACATCGAAAAAGCCCGAGAGTACCTGAAAAAGCTGCTAGAGAAAAAGGGACAGAGCAAGGTCGCCATGTTTGGCCGCTACATGCTCGGCCAGGTCGAAGTACATGCCGGAAACTGGCAGGCTGCGATCCCGCACATGGACGCCGTGGCCGAGCACGTCGCCGACGAACCACTACACAGCATGGCCATGTTCTGGGGTGGCGAAGCTCGCTTTCGCAGCGAGAAGTTCGCCGAAGCCAAGACCAAGTTCGAGCAGATGCTGACCGACAACATGGGCCGCGATTTGGAAAGCTTGCCGATTGCTGAAATGCGGCTCGCCCAGATCTTCGCGCATCAAGACGACTGGGAAGCCGCCTACCAGAAGGCGTTGGAAATCGAAAACCATTACCCCAACTTCGCTCAGGCTCATGAGCTTGATTATCTGATGGGGCGATGCCTGGCCCGTCAGGGAGAGTTCCAGAAGGCCCGCGCTGCCTACCGCAAGGTGACTCAGTCGCCGACCGCCGCGCAGGGGGAAACGGCCGCGATGGCTCAGTGGATGATTGGCGAGACCTACTTCCATCAAAAGAACTACGATGCGGCTGTTCGGGCCTACGCCCAAGTCGCAACCAATCACGAAGCCTTCTCGAAGTGGAAAGCGGCCGCTCTGCTGCAGATCGGCAAATGCCGCGAGATTCAAGAGAACTGGGAGAAGGCCACGCAGTACTACACGGAAGTAAGTACTGATTTCGGGGACTCGCCTTTTGCCCCAGAGGCGGAAACGCGTTTGAGCGTCGTGCGACAACGCACACAGCAAGCTCAACGGGAAGGAACAAGGACCAAGTAA
- a CDS encoding MotA/TolQ/ExbB proton channel family protein encodes MLTSHVRRSLAYGALLTIVWGCMASSLLAQGAVEPAPLPPGLPTLSEDSPIPTKNLLQVFHDGGLLMYPIALCSFILLVFVFERAISLRRGRVIPRPFVKRFIEQVKDGRIDQDQALALCEENQSPVAEVFAAAVKKWGRSCVEVEQAILDAGERVTSRLRQYLRLFNGISTISPLLGLLGTVLGMISAFNAIAANGEAAGQRELLASGISQALLTTAAGMTVALPALIAYLFFSGRVDRLIMEIDLHSQEVVNAIASDGWKDKKKSPSRRASRSTAKAA; translated from the coding sequence ATGCTCACCTCACACGTTCGCCGTTCGCTGGCTTATGGTGCGCTGCTGACCATCGTTTGGGGATGTATGGCCTCGAGCCTACTGGCGCAAGGAGCGGTCGAACCGGCTCCTCTTCCGCCAGGTCTGCCGACGCTCAGTGAAGATAGTCCTATCCCGACCAAGAACCTGCTGCAGGTCTTTCATGACGGTGGACTGCTGATGTATCCCATCGCGCTTTGCTCTTTCATTCTGCTGGTCTTCGTCTTCGAACGTGCCATCAGCCTAAGGCGCGGTCGCGTGATTCCACGCCCTTTCGTCAAGCGTTTCATCGAGCAGGTCAAGGATGGTCGCATCGACCAGGATCAGGCTCTTGCCCTGTGTGAAGAAAATCAAAGCCCCGTCGCGGAAGTCTTTGCGGCAGCCGTGAAAAAGTGGGGACGCAGTTGCGTGGAAGTCGAACAGGCAATTCTCGACGCTGGAGAACGCGTCACGTCGCGGCTTCGTCAGTACCTGAGATTGTTCAACGGCATCAGCACGATCAGTCCTCTGCTGGGATTACTCGGCACGGTGCTCGGCATGATCAGTGCGTTTAACGCGATTGCCGCCAACGGAGAAGCAGCCGGCCAGCGAGAACTTCTGGCCAGCGGCATCAGCCAGGCACTACTCACCACGGCAGCCGGGATGACGGTCGCCTTGCCGGCACTGATCGCCTACTTGTTCTTCTCGGGCCGGGTCGATCGCTTGATCATGGAGATCGACTTGCACAGCCAGGAAGTCGTCAACGCGATTGCCTCGGACGGCTGGAAGGATAAGAAGAAGTCGCCATCACGGCGTGCATCACGTTCCACCGCGAAAGCGGCCTAG
- a CDS encoding ExbD/TolR family protein, whose protein sequence is MPLKTHNEEAPALNLTPMIDILFLLIIFFMVGSKFTEMERSVDLDVPQVSDMGALTAAPEKKVINIFRDGRVMLGTQEVNLEDLKAHLAASQAEYRDLGVLVRGDSDVPFQQVATVLTTVRQAGIAEMAISVRLSNERR, encoded by the coding sequence ATGCCGCTGAAGACGCATAACGAAGAAGCCCCGGCGCTGAACCTGACGCCGATGATCGACATCCTTTTCCTGTTGATCATCTTCTTCATGGTCGGATCGAAGTTTACCGAGATGGAACGCTCGGTCGACCTGGACGTGCCGCAGGTAAGCGACATGGGGGCGCTGACGGCCGCACCTGAAAAGAAGGTCATCAATATCTTTCGCGACGGCCGGGTGATGCTTGGCACGCAAGAGGTCAACCTGGAAGATCTCAAGGCACACTTAGCCGCTTCTCAGGCCGAATACCGGGACCTAGGGGTTCTCGTACGTGGCGATAGTGACGTTCCCTTTCAGCAGGTTGCTACGGTGCTGACGACTGTCCGGCAGGCAGGCATCGCTGAGATGGCCATTTCGGTCCGCCTATCCAACGAGCGGAGGTAG